In the Peptoclostridium acidaminophilum DSM 3953 genome, one interval contains:
- a CDS encoding competence/damage-inducible protein A produces MVVEILSVGTELLLGDILNTNAQYISKKAAQLGMASYYQTVVGDNMDRINSALEAAFERSDIVITTGGLGPTDDDLTKEAAAEFFKLDMELDDYSWNKIKKFFEARGVALSHGNKKQAYFPVGSVIIPNDNGTAPGCIIEQGGKRIIILPGPPKEMEPMFDKTVEPYLEQFSDQTIVSETLRLCGIGESSAAEKIRDLFSGSNPTVAPYAKEGEVIFRLTAKAGSHEEAQAMLEPLKGDIYGRLGEYIYGEGETSLELVVGNELISRNMSIAMAESCTGGILSARLINCPGISQVFMEGSVAYSNAAKMNSLGVKASTLEEFGAVSEETAIEMARGVAVKNGCRVGISTTGVAGPDGGSEDKPVGLVYIGLYMDGAEKVKKLTLTGSRERIRNQAAILALDFLRRELKGI; encoded by the coding sequence ATGGTTGTAGAGATATTAAGCGTAGGGACTGAGCTGCTGCTTGGAGACATTCTGAACACTAATGCTCAGTACATTTCAAAAAAGGCTGCCCAGCTGGGAATGGCCAGCTATTACCAGACGGTGGTCGGCGACAACATGGACAGGATAAACAGCGCACTTGAGGCGGCTTTTGAAAGGTCGGACATAGTAATAACAACAGGAGGGCTAGGACCAACCGACGACGACCTTACAAAGGAAGCGGCGGCGGAATTTTTCAAGCTGGATATGGAGCTTGACGATTATTCCTGGAACAAGATAAAGAAGTTTTTTGAGGCGAGAGGCGTCGCATTAAGCCACGGCAACAAAAAGCAGGCATATTTCCCGGTAGGTTCTGTAATAATTCCAAATGACAACGGCACGGCCCCGGGCTGCATAATAGAACAGGGCGGCAAGAGAATTATAATACTGCCCGGACCGCCAAAGGAAATGGAGCCCATGTTCGACAAGACGGTTGAGCCGTATCTGGAGCAGTTCAGCGACCAAACAATAGTATCGGAGACGCTGAGGCTGTGCGGCATAGGCGAGAGCAGCGCCGCAGAGAAGATAAGGGATTTGTTTTCAGGCTCCAATCCTACAGTGGCCCCTTATGCCAAGGAAGGCGAGGTCATATTCAGGCTGACTGCAAAGGCCGGAAGCCACGAGGAGGCGCAGGCAATGCTAGAGCCTCTCAAGGGGGATATCTACGGCAGGCTTGGGGAGTATATATACGGAGAAGGAGAAACGAGCCTTGAACTTGTAGTGGGCAATGAGCTTATAAGCAGGAATATGAGCATAGCGATGGCGGAATCCTGTACGGGAGGCATTCTGAGCGCCAGGCTTATAAACTGTCCCGGAATATCGCAGGTCTTCATGGAGGGCAGCGTGGCCTATTCAAATGCAGCCAAAATGAACTCTCTGGGCGTCAAGGCTTCGACTCTGGAGGAGTTTGGAGCTGTCAGCGAGGAGACGGCTATTGAAATGGCGCGGGGAGTGGCTGTAAAAAACGGCTGCAGAGTAGGCATATCCACAACAGGGGTTGCAGGACCGGACGGGGGAAGCGAGGATAAGCCAGTAGGACTTGTATATATAGGTCTTTATATGGACGGCGCAGAAAAGGTCAAAAAGCTGACTCTAACCGGAAGCAGGGAGAGGATAAGGAACCAGGCTGCAATTCTGGCGCTGGATTTTCTGAGAAGAGAGTTAAAGGGCATATAG
- the thpR gene encoding RNA 2',3'-cyclic phosphodiesterase, translated as MRLFIGYFLPKRISEYVHSIENELFGMNIRGSFTKQENLHLTFKFLGETDEATAEDAKRILSRYSNLDLRLSLEKLSWFEKRGSSVLYVDLVGDVPQLEGLVDDLNEDLSSAGFEKDSRRFKAHVTIARKVKLDRISREKINSIHIEPLEFKIEAFNLINSTLTRTGPIYEIIG; from the coding sequence ATGAGACTTTTCATAGGATATTTTCTGCCAAAGCGCATATCGGAGTATGTGCATTCCATTGAAAACGAGCTTTTCGGCATGAATATAAGGGGCAGTTTCACCAAGCAGGAAAATCTCCATCTCACATTCAAATTCCTTGGCGAGACTGACGAGGCGACAGCTGAAGATGCCAAAAGAATACTAAGCCGCTATTCGAATCTGGACCTGAGGCTCAGCCTGGAAAAGCTTTCATGGTTTGAAAAGAGGGGCAGCTCGGTGCTGTATGTGGACTTAGTCGGCGATGTCCCTCAGCTCGAGGGCCTTGTGGACGACCTCAATGAGGACCTGAGCTCTGCAGGCTTTGAAAAGGACTCACGAAGGTTCAAGGCTCATGTTACTATAGCCAGAAAAGTCAAGCTCGATAGAATCAGCAGGGAGAAAATCAACAGCATACATATAGAGCCTCTCGAATTCAAGATCGAAGCCTTCAATCTGATCAACAGCACGCTTACACGAACAGGCCCGATATACGAAATTATAGGATAG
- a CDS encoding NUDIX hydrolase, translating into MVKKIRKAFSDYNPYIQGHREMFKCSVLVPLVEKDGDTHVLFEVRSKHLSVQPYEISFPGGGYEDVDESFEDTAIRETCEELGLQEADVEIFSPMDVFITPFDMIIHPFVGTVDYENININKDEVDHVFLVPLDYLLDTEPQMYNADLDVSVPDDFPYHLIPQGKDYKFRKARYVLYFYRYGEYIIWGITAKILKDFLDQLKG; encoded by the coding sequence GTGGTTAAAAAAATCAGGAAGGCTTTCAGTGATTACAACCCATATATACAAGGCCACAGGGAAATGTTCAAATGCTCGGTGCTGGTTCCGCTTGTTGAAAAAGACGGGGATACGCATGTGCTTTTTGAAGTGAGGTCGAAGCACCTGTCTGTTCAACCCTATGAGATATCATTCCCCGGCGGCGGGTATGAGGATGTGGACGAAAGCTTTGAGGACACTGCCATAAGGGAGACCTGTGAGGAGCTTGGTCTGCAGGAAGCTGATGTGGAGATATTCTCTCCCATGGATGTGTTCATAACGCCTTTTGACATGATAATACATCCCTTTGTAGGCACGGTTGACTATGAAAATATAAATATAAACAAGGACGAGGTCGACCATGTATTTCTTGTCCCTCTCGACTATCTGCTCGATACTGAGCCGCAGATGTATAACGCCGATCTCGACGTGAGTGTGCCTGATGACTTTCCGTATCACCTGATTCCTCAAGGCAAGGATTACAAGTTCAGAAAGGCCAGGTATGTGCTTTACTTCTACAGGTACGGAGAATATATAATATGGGGTATAACCGCGAAAATACTAAAGGATTTCCTAGACCAGCTTAAGGGGTGA
- a CDS encoding YkvA family protein has translation MEKLRSAISFLKRLDVLYRLMQDKRVPRLKKAKIIGLLSFAFAYFISPIDLLPEVVLGLGIVDDAVILTFIASVLNGELERYLQGYGDYKVKKTSGVIEVESYKVSDEDDKYKQ, from the coding sequence ATGGAAAAACTAAGGAGCGCCATTTCGTTTCTCAAACGCCTAGACGTGCTCTACAGGCTCATGCAGGATAAGCGTGTTCCAAGATTGAAAAAAGCCAAGATAATTGGCCTTTTGAGCTTTGCCTTTGCTTATTTCATATCGCCAATAGACCTGCTTCCCGAGGTGGTGCTCGGACTTGGAATAGTAGACGACGCCGTCATACTTACGTTCATAGCCTCCGTGCTCAACGGGGAGCTCGAAAGGTATCTGCAGGGATACGGCGACTACAAAGTGAAAAAAACAAGCGGCGTAATAGAAGTGGAAAGCTACAAGGTCAGCGACGAGGATGACAAGTACAAGCAGTGA
- the hpt gene encoding hypoxanthine phosphoribosyltransferase gives MHTVSETMITTQQLDEKVAELAGMIERDFEGEHILLIGVLKGACIFVSDLMRKINLDVSLDFMSVSSYGNSTKSSGVVKILKDLDMEIENKNVIIVEDIIDTGLTLKYLTENLMSRKPKTLKICTLLDKPQRRKCHLDVDYIGFTIEDKFIVGYGIDYAELYRNLPYIGVVDKEK, from the coding sequence ATGCACACTGTAAGTGAAACGATGATTACTACGCAGCAGCTTGATGAAAAGGTTGCAGAGCTGGCAGGGATGATAGAAAGAGACTTTGAAGGCGAGCATATTCTGCTTATAGGGGTACTAAAGGGAGCCTGCATATTCGTATCTGACCTGATGAGAAAGATAAACCTGGATGTCTCTCTTGACTTCATGTCTGTTTCCAGCTACGGAAATTCCACAAAGAGCTCGGGAGTAGTCAAGATACTCAAGGACCTTGACATGGAAATAGAAAACAAGAACGTAATAATAGTAGAGGACATAATAGACACGGGACTTACTCTCAAGTACCTGACTGAAAATCTCATGTCAAGAAAGCCAAAGACACTCAAGATATGCACTCTTCTAGACAAGCCGCAGAGAAGAAAATGTCATCTCGATGTGGACTACATCGGCTTTACAATAGAAGACAAGTTCATAGTAGGCTATGGAATAGATTACGCTGAGCTGTACAGGAATCTGCCTTACATAGGCGTGGTCGACAAGGAGAAATAA
- a CDS encoding TIGR01906 family membrane protein yields the protein MKSLAGIVMAAIFFLSVLITSFSVLAVSESFYIYEYEKNGTYSEFGREKVDAVTDSVIEYLSGKSDRLYYEAEGANAFTQRETAHMADVKGLFLLFGGLRNWMIAAFVVIALAFRRDIRAVLKAFAICLVFLMAAFTAFAAAAATNYEYFFTLFHKVFFANDYWLLDPADSIIINIMPVGFFSDAAAVIFFSTLAACVLAAIAAHRIKKA from the coding sequence TTGAAATCATTAGCAGGGATAGTCATGGCGGCAATTTTTTTCTTGTCCGTGCTCATAACCTCATTTTCAGTACTGGCAGTTAGCGAGTCATTTTACATATATGAATACGAAAAAAACGGAACCTACTCTGAATTCGGCAGAGAAAAGGTTGATGCTGTTACGGACTCGGTGATTGAATACCTAAGCGGCAAAAGCGATCGCCTCTATTATGAAGCAGAAGGCGCTAATGCATTTACGCAGAGGGAGACGGCTCACATGGCAGATGTGAAGGGCCTTTTTTTGTTGTTTGGGGGCCTTAGAAATTGGATGATTGCAGCATTTGTCGTAATAGCGCTTGCATTTAGGCGTGACATTAGGGCTGTTTTAAAAGCTTTTGCCATCTGTCTTGTATTCTTAATGGCAGCATTTACCGCTTTTGCGGCCGCTGCTGCAACGAATTATGAATATTTTTTCACGCTATTTCACAAGGTGTTCTTTGCCAACGACTACTGGCTGCTTGACCCGGCAGACAGCATAATAATAAATATCATGCCTGTAGGCTTTTTCTCCGATGCGGCGGCAGTAATATTTTTTTCTACTCTCGCAGCCTGCGTTTTGGCCGCAATCGCAGCACACAGGATCAAAAAAGCATAG
- a CDS encoding PP2C family protein-serine/threonine phosphatase, with product MRYCMSFNKLNVIEIFKAISVAKNFDEIKHIVIEALITATSYEAVILGFFGEADDGFMQLISMNAETGEKFESRLSIDKIPANERAAITNPRARSMRIKKGEFFNEGIRRLTGISEAANIDLLPIRLSGKAAGFVACFTSEAPGSPEDFEFVLSTTSLMELFIENGRRNMRVESIIKRLKEAVNSMSKSLRQLYEYEGIDDFLSLAGRLLCDITRSKSSLIIIDDAMAEIRTMSRYGEELELLKVLDNISCSSSYDDIDEGRLYNSPEALWSQIDPGIKTLAVYKLKKGESIVGHIVAANAEEYLDEEKSILGIFASQILIGLEISLTSKEVIKHKILEKELEIVSEQQKLIMNNNRLDMSGRGEISFLHRTSQQVGGDFCKIFEMEDDKVGIFLADVMGHGLLSNYFSAMIKGALRILVQQEKSTGAMLSKINSMLYEDFDKTNVFATARAAIFDVKRNRIVSSNAGHLHPIGIRLENGDFIAEEMGIEKGIPIGVLMDTDYEECEYELGGYELVAYYTDGIIEAQNHQGEYYGVDRLKNFLKSTYKLDAGQIFKNFESEIYGFAGKASLDDDFILLLYKKSNERGDL from the coding sequence GTGAGATACTGCATGAGCTTTAACAAGCTGAATGTCATAGAAATTTTCAAAGCAATATCAGTTGCTAAAAATTTTGACGAGATAAAGCATATAGTGATAGAGGCGCTCATAACGGCTACAAGCTATGAAGCCGTTATATTAGGTTTTTTTGGTGAAGCTGACGATGGCTTTATGCAGCTTATATCAATGAACGCTGAGACAGGAGAAAAATTTGAATCCAGACTCAGTATAGACAAGATTCCCGCAAATGAAAGAGCTGCCATTACGAATCCGCGCGCCAGGAGCATGCGGATTAAAAAAGGTGAGTTTTTCAATGAGGGGATAAGAAGGCTTACAGGCATAAGCGAGGCTGCAAATATAGATTTATTACCAATAAGGCTCAGCGGCAAGGCGGCAGGCTTTGTAGCGTGCTTTACGAGCGAAGCTCCCGGCAGTCCCGAAGATTTTGAATTTGTGCTCTCGACAACGAGCCTCATGGAGCTTTTCATTGAAAACGGAAGAAGAAACATGAGGGTTGAAAGCATAATAAAACGTCTCAAGGAAGCCGTCAACAGCATGAGCAAAAGCCTCAGGCAGCTGTATGAATACGAGGGCATAGACGATTTTTTGAGTCTCGCAGGCAGGCTGCTTTGCGACATAACAAGGAGCAAAAGCAGCCTGATCATAATTGATGATGCCATGGCCGAGATAAGAACCATGAGCAGATACGGCGAAGAGCTCGAGCTCCTTAAGGTGCTCGATAACATTTCGTGCAGCAGCAGCTATGACGACATAGACGAGGGCAGGCTTTACAATTCGCCCGAGGCCTTGTGGAGTCAAATTGACCCAGGCATAAAAACACTTGCCGTATACAAGCTCAAAAAAGGCGAGAGTATAGTGGGCCATATCGTAGCGGCAAATGCGGAAGAGTACCTGGACGAGGAAAAGAGCATACTTGGAATATTTGCGTCGCAAATACTAATAGGGCTGGAAATAAGCCTCACCTCAAAAGAGGTAATCAAGCACAAGATACTCGAAAAAGAGCTAGAGATAGTATCGGAGCAGCAAAAGCTCATAATGAATAACAATAGGCTCGACATGTCAGGCCGTGGCGAGATATCCTTCCTTCACAGGACTTCGCAGCAGGTGGGCGGCGATTTTTGCAAGATATTCGAGATGGAAGACGACAAGGTGGGAATATTCCTCGCAGACGTCATGGGCCACGGCTTGCTCTCGAACTACTTCAGCGCCATGATAAAGGGCGCTCTGAGGATACTTGTGCAGCAGGAAAAAAGCACCGGAGCCATGCTCTCGAAGATAAACAGCATGCTGTATGAAGATTTTGACAAGACCAACGTCTTTGCAACGGCAAGGGCTGCCATATTCGACGTCAAAAGAAACCGCATAGTCTCCTCAAACGCAGGCCATTTGCACCCCATAGGAATAAGGCTTGAAAACGGAGATTTCATAGCGGAAGAAATGGGTATAGAAAAAGGAATACCAATAGGCGTACTAATGGATACGGATTATGAGGAGTGCGAATACGAGCTTGGCGGATACGAGCTTGTAGCATACTATACAGACGGAATAATCGAGGCCCAAAATCATCAGGGCGAATACTACGGCGTAGACCGGCTGAAGAATTTTTTGAAAAGCACTTACAAGCTTGATGCCGGGCAGATTTTCAAGAATTTTGAAAGTGAAATATACGGCTTTGCAGGCAAGGCAAGTCTGGATGACGATTTCATACTCTTGCTGTACAAGAAGTCCAACGAAAGGGGAGATCTATAA
- a CDS encoding flavodoxin family protein translates to MKVLIVNGSPRIQKNSYNIARYIAGIMEKNGVDHEIIDVVKLDMTPCIGCGVCSRTGVCFKNDESTSTVKKFDPSDATIVVSPIYFNSISGQLKMFIDRFQSLYASKYDLKKPAIDRSKKRFGAFIAVGGSKGYEDQFTSAELIMDLYFKVINTRFIEKLRIPDSDRVNAWEDKATLDEVERISLRIIEEMKKVKQQG, encoded by the coding sequence ATGAAAGTTCTTATAGTAAACGGAAGCCCGAGGATTCAAAAAAACAGCTATAACATAGCCAGATATATAGCAGGCATCATGGAAAAAAACGGCGTCGACCACGAAATAATAGACGTCGTGAAGCTCGACATGACGCCCTGCATAGGCTGCGGAGTATGCAGCAGGACAGGTGTGTGTTTTAAAAATGACGAGAGCACATCAACGGTTAAAAAATTCGACCCTTCGGATGCGACTATAGTTGTTTCGCCCATATATTTCAATTCCATTTCAGGACAGCTCAAGATGTTCATAGACCGCTTCCAGTCGCTTTATGCAAGCAAGTACGACCTTAAAAAGCCTGCCATAGACAGGAGCAAGAAAAGATTTGGGGCTTTTATAGCTGTGGGCGGATCAAAGGGATACGAAGACCAGTTCACCTCGGCCGAGCTCATAATGGACCTTTACTTCAAGGTCATCAACACCAGATTCATAGAAAAGCTCAGAATTCCGGACTCGGACAGGGTGAATGCATGGGAGGACAAAGCAACGCTTGATGAAGTAGAAAGAATATCTCTGAGGATAATCGAAGAGATGAAGAAGGTAAAGCAGCAAGGGTAA
- the glgP gene encoding alpha-glucan family phosphorylase, with protein MKNEPCKQLTRVAYFCMEYALQSSMKTFAGGLGILAGDYMKAAKDSSCSVIGIGILWKQGYGGQAVDSTGRVHDKYCNYKYDFLQDTGVKVTVDIKDKEVTCKVWKVDCFGNSPVYLLDTDIPENDNANVKLRWVTSKLYGGVEEERLAQEIVLGVGGVRALRKLGIETDVYHFNEGHAAFAGFELIREKMAGGLDFEEALERTREQIVFTTHTPVKEGNEKHPINALVYMGANLGLSGQQLERIGGSPFNMTVAGLRLCKAANAVSRLHAVTANKMWENIEDRPYIIPITNGIHRPTWVDMRLHRHIADGETIWKHHQENKKKLLSFVHKRTGHKLLEESITIGFARRAVDYKRPDLFMRNIEDFEALVKKWNVQIIFSGKAHPLDDSGKRVLENLIALSKKYPQNVVFIKNYDMEIAQRLVQGCDVWLNSPRRPNEACGTSGMKAAMNGVLNLSVLDGWWPESCIDGVNGWQFGDGFESTDAGIVDEWDRKKLIEVFDNHVAPTYYEDRQRWIEMMRSSINTTWDAFDIKRMINEYYEKMYTPSEKNR; from the coding sequence ATGAAAAATGAACCTTGCAAGCAACTGACCCGCGTCGCCTACTTTTGCATGGAATACGCGCTTCAAAGCTCAATGAAGACATTTGCAGGAGGACTTGGGATACTTGCGGGCGACTACATGAAGGCTGCAAAGGATTCATCCTGCAGCGTCATAGGGATAGGCATACTGTGGAAGCAGGGCTATGGAGGCCAGGCTGTCGACAGTACCGGAAGAGTGCATGACAAATACTGCAACTATAAATATGATTTTCTCCAGGATACAGGAGTCAAGGTGACGGTGGACATAAAGGACAAGGAGGTTACCTGCAAGGTATGGAAGGTCGACTGCTTCGGCAACAGTCCTGTATATCTGCTTGACACCGATATTCCAGAGAATGATAACGCCAATGTGAAGCTGCGCTGGGTAACCTCCAAGCTGTATGGCGGCGTAGAAGAGGAGCGGCTTGCCCAGGAGATAGTGCTTGGCGTAGGAGGTGTGAGGGCTCTTCGGAAGCTAGGCATAGAAACAGACGTATATCACTTCAATGAAGGTCATGCAGCCTTCGCCGGGTTTGAACTTATAAGAGAAAAAATGGCAGGCGGTTTGGATTTTGAAGAGGCTCTCGAGCGCACAAGGGAGCAGATCGTATTTACAACGCACACCCCCGTCAAGGAGGGAAACGAGAAGCATCCCATAAATGCGCTCGTGTACATGGGTGCGAATCTGGGACTAAGCGGGCAACAGCTCGAGCGCATAGGAGGCAGCCCTTTCAACATGACGGTTGCCGGATTGCGCCTGTGCAAGGCCGCTAACGCTGTTTCCAGGCTGCATGCAGTCACCGCCAACAAGATGTGGGAAAATATTGAAGACAGGCCCTACATAATTCCTATCACCAACGGCATACACAGGCCAACGTGGGTAGACATGAGGCTGCACAGGCATATTGCCGATGGCGAAACAATCTGGAAGCACCATCAGGAGAACAAGAAAAAACTCCTGAGCTTTGTGCACAAAAGGACCGGACACAAATTGCTTGAGGAAAGCATAACAATCGGATTTGCCAGAAGGGCTGTAGACTACAAAAGACCGGATCTTTTCATGCGTAATATCGAGGATTTCGAAGCCCTGGTCAAAAAGTGGAACGTGCAGATTATTTTTTCGGGCAAGGCTCATCCGCTTGACGACAGCGGAAAGAGGGTGTTGGAAAACCTGATAGCGCTCAGCAAAAAATATCCTCAAAATGTAGTTTTCATAAAAAACTACGACATGGAGATAGCCCAAAGGCTCGTGCAGGGCTGCGACGTTTGGCTCAACTCTCCAAGGCGCCCCAATGAGGCCTGTGGAACCTCGGGCATGAAGGCCGCGATGAACGGCGTGCTCAACCTCAGCGTGCTCGACGGCTGGTGGCCTGAAAGCTGCATAGACGGAGTCAACGGCTGGCAGTTCGGAGACGGCTTTGAATCAACGGATGCGGGCATAGTAGACGAGTGGGACAGGAAAAAGCTAATTGAGGTTTTCGACAATCATGTTGCCCCGACTTACTACGAGGACAGGCAAAGGTGGATAGAAATGATGAGGAGCAGCATTAACACCACCTGGGACGCTTTCGACATAAAGAGGATGATAAATGAGTACTACGAGAAGATGTACACCCCGTCGGAGAAAAACAGATAA